In Candidatus Methylacidithermus pantelleriae, the DNA window TTCCGGTACATCAGCTTCCGGGCCACGGCCGCCGCGATCACCTCGCTTGCCTTCTGCTGGATCTTCGGACCGTGGTGCATCCGGATCTTGCGGCGCTTGAAAGCAGGTCAGCCCTTGCGGGGAAAGGAAGAGGTTCACCGGTTGGCAGAACTCCATAGTCAAAAAAAGGGCACACCGACAATGGGCGGGGTTCTCATTCTAGCCTCTGTTACGGCGAGCTCTCTTCTTTGGGGGATTCCGACCAACCGGTACGTGTTGCTATCGCTCTTTGGGCTTCTTTCCCTGGGACTGGTTGGTATGGCCGATGACTTGGCCAAAATCCGCCAGAAGGCGGCCCGGGGGATCCCGGGTCGTGTGAAACTTCTGGCGCAGGGGTTCGTAGCGGTCGTAGTGGGCTTGGCTTTGGCTTGGGAGCCGGAAACGTCCCGCAACCTCTACCGGGTCGTCGTGCCGTTTGTCAAAGAGAGCACCTTGTGGGATTTGGGATGGGTGATCTGGCCTTTTCTCATGCTGGTCGTCATGGGGGCTTCCAATGCTGTCAACTTGACCGACGGGCTGGATGGCCTGGCCGTAGGCTGCTCGATTACTGTCGCGTTTGTTTACGCGGTTTTTGCCTATGTGGCAGGGCGGCCTGATTTTGCTGGATATCTCTTTGTTCCGTACGTGCGCGGGGGAGGGGAACTGGCGGTTTTTTGCGCAGCGCTTCTCGGGGCATGTATGGGGTTTCTCTGGTACAACTGTTACCCGGCCCAGGTGTTCATGGGGGATACGGGATCGTTGGCGATCGGGGGAGCCATTGGCATCGTCTCCATTTGCTTGTGCCAGGAGCTTCTGCTGGTGATTGCTGGGGGTATTTTTGTCCTGGAAGCGCTTTCAGTACTTCTCCAGGTGGGATCGTTTAAGATGACTGGGCGGCGGATTTTTGCGATGGCCCCCCTGCATCACCACTTCGAACTGGTAGGATGGAGCGAGACGACGGTGGTGGTTCGTTTTTGGATTTTGAGCCTTCTTTTTTCCATGATCGCTCTTTCAAGTTTGAAAATTAGGTGAGGCGATGAGCCATCCAGACCGGTACAGGAACGCAACGCGGGGAGGGGAAGTATGGCGGGCCGGTTGAGCCGGTGGGAGTCGTCCGCCCGGGAGGCTGTCGTGGAGGACCAGCCAGGCGAGGGGTTGGGCCCCTTGCGGGTGCTAACGACCTTTGTGCTTCTTGTGGTGGCTCATCTGGTAGCGATCTGGCTGGTCTCTTCCTGGAAGTGGGTCGAGCAAAACCCCTGGGTTCGGCGCGCGCTAGGGGTGGTAACACCGAGGGCCGGATCTTCTGCGAGCTTGGCTTCCTCGGTGCATGGGAACTGGAAGGGAGCTGCCAGCCGTGAGTCGTTTGCCACCTACCGGGTCAGTTCTGGGGATACGCTGGCAGGAATTGCGCGCAAGTTCGGAGTCAAAGTGGAGGAGTTACGAGAGCTTAATCACCTTCCCAATGGGCAACTCCGGGTGGGCGAGCGGATTGTATTGCCCAGGGGAGCGCGGTGGCAAGAGAAGTTGCAAGCCCCCTCTTTGCAGGAATCCTCTGGCCTTTGGGTTGTCTACACTGTGCGGCGGGGGGACACGTTGCAGAAAATCGCCCGGAAAACGGGATGTTCGGTGCGGTTTTTAATGAAAAAAAACGGCATCCAGGATCCCCGGAGGCTTTCGGTGGGCCAGAGGCTTTGGGTACCGAAAGGGAAAAAATCGTCTCCTCCACCAACGGAAGGTAACGGGCTTTCGGGGAAAGGGAATCCGGCAACGGGGACACCGGGAAAGAAAGGGGCATAGGCAAGGATGAAGTTGGGAGCTTTCCACCGCCAAGTAGGGTATCTTTTATTAGTAAGCTCTCTTGGGCTTATCGCGATTGGCTTGGTGATGCTGGCCAGTGCGGGGGGCA includes these proteins:
- the mraY gene encoding phospho-N-acetylmuramoyl-pentapeptide-transferase; this translates as MLYYLHYWSHSFGPLNVFRYISFRATAAAITSLAFCWIFGPWCIRILRRLKAGQPLRGKEEVHRLAELHSQKKGTPTMGGVLILASVTASSLLWGIPTNRYVLLSLFGLLSLGLVGMADDLAKIRQKAARGIPGRVKLLAQGFVAVVVGLALAWEPETSRNLYRVVVPFVKESTLWDLGWVIWPFLMLVVMGASNAVNLTDGLDGLAVGCSITVAFVYAVFAYVAGRPDFAGYLFVPYVRGGGELAVFCAALLGACMGFLWYNCYPAQVFMGDTGSLAIGGAIGIVSICLCQELLLVIAGGIFVLEALSVLLQVGSFKMTGRRIFAMAPLHHHFELVGWSETTVVVRFWILSLLFSMIALSSLKIR
- a CDS encoding LysM peptidoglycan-binding domain-containing protein gives rise to the protein MAGRLSRWESSAREAVVEDQPGEGLGPLRVLTTFVLLVVAHLVAIWLVSSWKWVEQNPWVRRALGVVTPRAGSSASLASSVHGNWKGAASRESFATYRVSSGDTLAGIARKFGVKVEELRELNHLPNGQLRVGERIVLPRGARWQEKLQAPSLQESSGLWVVYTVRRGDTLQKIARKTGCSVRFLMKKNGIQDPRRLSVGQRLWVPKGKKSSPPPTEGNGLSGKGNPATGTPGKKGA